In one window of Helianthus annuus cultivar XRQ/B chromosome 17, HanXRQr2.0-SUNRISE, whole genome shotgun sequence DNA:
- the LOC110909969 gene encoding LOW QUALITY PROTEIN: ABC transporter B family member 4 (The sequence of the model RefSeq protein was modified relative to this genomic sequence to represent the inferred CDS: inserted 9 bases in 8 codons; deleted 12 bases in 10 codons; substituted 3 bases at 3 genomic stop codons), whose product NGICLPLMSLLLGEVINAFGHNQINIHRVVNAVSKVSLKFAYLAVGCGVVSFVQVSSWMITGERQAARIRSLYLKNILRQDISFFDKETNTGEVVGRISGDTVRIQDAMGEKVGKFIQLSSTFVGSFVVAFVQGWLLTLVMLTSIPPIVVSGSVMSVMVAKMASHGQTTYAKAATLVEQTIGSIRTVASFTGEKKAVTDYNKSLVDAYNSSVHEGLVTGFGIGSMVFIMFCSYALAVWFGAKLILERGYTGGDVITIVFAVVTGSMSLGQASPCLSAFATGRAAAFKMFETINRKPEIDAYDTKGKVLDDIRGDIELKDVYFTYPARPDEEIFSGFSLCISSGTTAALVGQSGSGKSTVISLIERFYDPQQGEILIDNINLKEFQIKWIREKIGLVSQEPVLFTSSIKDNILYGKDDASMDEIRVAVELANAAKFIDKLPKGLDTMVGEHGTQLSGGQKXRIAIARAILKDPRILLLDEATSALDAESRVVQEALDRIMVNRTTVIVAHRLSTVRNADVIAVIHRGKIVEKGSHSELVQDPEGAYSQLIKLQEVDGDSEHHNSEXIVGFKKPAALSKSKSFGSPLHINDSPPTESLEKETEKTSKNRPKVPLRRLAILTNQQTPVLNNRFNSRYYHTAIYPIFSLLLSSMIKTFYEHPHIMKSESKFWAVMFVILGLVFSFIAYPGRSYLFAVAGAKLIXRIRSLCFEKVVNMEVSWFDQPXNSSGAIGARLSTDAAVFAVGCDALAQIVQTQRLLQPGLVIAFAACWQLTLIILALIPLMSANAYVRCSFMKGLSADAKLMYEEASQVANEAVGSIRTVASFCAEEKVMKLYRNKCEGPKQTGIKQGLITGIGFGVSFLFLLCMXCSQFLTGARFIESGITNFEDVFRVFFGLMMAALAVSQSSSVAPDTNXSXKLAVSVFAMLDRESEIDPSDESGLTLDTVRGEIEIRNVSFKYPTRPMLRIFRDLCLTIHSGKTVALVGESGSGKSTVIQLLQRFYNPNSGCITLDGTELHKFQLKWLRLQMVWLAKNPLLFNDTIRANIAYGKDGDATEAEILLLPRLANAHNFISGLYEGYNTMVGERGVQMSGGQKQXIAIARAIVKXPKILLLDEATSALDAESXRVVQDALDGVXVNRTTVVVAHRLSTIKGADVIAVLKNGAIVETGKHDELINIKDGLYASLVALHKALQINYELPNDFTSMVWGDTHLTKIQLRFLMVTIYGFVRVKKTDVGPVLADGFTKLVMADKFWRDFYGKMFKGGQSTLYLGDTFWNVNMDGLIDRCVFTHGCSEMINELALDRRSTFVFSMHGNKNNRVELVVLDDPIYVDDFDEFAIETACKEECIDAGTVIEEGVVVESKDVKSSVWQVLKICSMIKTISKFDTFFSSLLEMEDLKKKFQRELGSQKLKAKAKPSVCLFKGKSKVYETQTKRSLRSRIKRVDAGASTSSLVLKSTETTKRNLRSRIKKVDEAPMTGSPVLKSTNLKKRKKTIQILNPQSTF is encoded by the exons AATGGAATATGCCTGCCTCTAATGTCTCTTCTTTTGGGCGAAGTTATTAATGCTTTTGGTCACAACCAGATAAATATTCATCGTGTTGTCAACGCTGTTTCCAAG GTGTCGTTGAAATTTGCTTACCTTGCTGTTGGGTGTGGTGTTGTATCATTCGTCC AGGTTTCATCGTGGATGATAACGGGAGAACGACAGGCTGCAAGAATAAGGAGTTTGTATCTAAAAAACATATTACGACAAGATATATCCTTCTTTGACAAAGAAACAAATACAGGGGAAGTTGTTGGCAGGATATCAGGTGACACCGTACGCATACAAGATGCGATGGGGGAAAAG GTTGGAAAATTCATACAACTATCTTCAACATTTGTGGGAAGTTTTGTGGTAGCGTTTGTCCAAGGATGGCTTCTTACACTTGTAATGTTAACCTCAATTCCTCCGATAGTAGTTTCTGGTTCGGTTATGTCAGTTATGGTAGCCAAGATGGCGTCGCATGGCCAAACCACGTATGCTAAAGCTGCCACTTTAGTCGAACAGACGATTGGATCAATCAGGACG GTTGCATCTTTCACAGGGGAGAAAAAAGCGGTTACAGATTACAATAAATCACTTGTTGATGCGTACAATTCTAGTGTTCATGAAGGCCTGGTGACCGGCTTCGGCATTGGATCAATGGTTTTTATTATGTTCTGTAGTTACGCATTGGCTGTTTGGTTTGGTGCAAAGTTGATACTAGAAAGGGGGTACACTGGCGGAGATGTGATTACTATAGTTTTTGCTGTGGTGACTGGATCCAt GTCACTTGGGCAGGCATCTCCCTGTTTGAGTGCATTTGCTACGGGTCGGGCAGCAGCATTCAAGATGTTCGAAACTATAAACCGAAAGCCTGAAATAGACGCATATGACACAAAGGGGAAAGTATTAGACGATATTCGCGGTGACATAGAATTAAAAGACGTGTATTTTACATATCCAGCAAGACCAGATGAAGAAATATTTAGCGGGTTTTCACTTTGCATCTCTAGTGGAACAACCGCAGCTTTGGTTGGTCAAAGTGGAAGCGGAAAGTCAACGGTGATTAGCCTAATAGAGAGATTTTATGATCCTCAACAAGGTGAAATTCTTATTGATAATATTAATTTAAAAGAATTTCAGATAAAATGGATTAGAGAGAAAATTGGTCTTGTTAGCCAAGAACCGGTTCTGTTTACGTCCAGCATTAAGGATAATATTTTGTACGGGAAAGATGACGCGTCTATGGACGAGATTAGAGTCGCGGTCGAGCTCGCAAATGCTGCTAAGTTCATCGATAAACTACCTAAG GGATTGGACACAATGGTCGGTGAGCATGGAACACAACTCTCCGGCGGACAGA CAAGAATTGCTATTGCCAGAGCCATTCTCAAAGACCCCAGAATCCTTCTTCTGGATGAAGCAACAAGTGCTCTCGATGCAGAGTCGAGGGTTGTGCAGGAGGCTTTGGACAGGATCATGGTTAATAGAACAACCGTCATTGTTGCACATCGTTTAAGCACTGTCAGAAATGCCGACGTGATTGCCGTTATTCATAGGGGAAAGATAGTTGAAAAAG GATCACATTCAGAGCTAGTACAGGATCCTGAA GGAGCATACTCTCAGCTTATAAAATTACAGGAAGTAGATGGTGATTCAGAACATCATAACTCAGA GATCGTCGGTTTCAAGAAGCCCGCCGCACTGTCAAAGTCCAAGTCGTTTGGTTCGCCGCTACACATCAATGACTCGCCACCTACAGAATCCTTggaaaaagaaacagaaaaaacCTCAAAAAACCGACCAAAAGTGCCACTCCGACGCCTAGCA ATCTTAACAAACCAGCAAACACCAGTTCTCAATAATCGGTTCAATAGCCGCTATTATCACACGGCAATATACCCCATTTTTAGCCTCCTACTTTCCAGCATGATCAAAACATTTTACGAGCACCCACATATAATGAAATCCGAA TCGAAATTCTGGGCTGTAATGTTCGTAATCCTCGGGCTAGTTTTTTCGTTTATAGCTTATCCTGGTAGATCTTATCTGTTCGCTGTGGCCGGGGCTAAACTTA AACGGATCAGATCACTATGCTTTGAGAAAGTGGTGAACATGGAGGTTAGTTGGTTCGATCAGC GAAACTCTAGTGGAGCCATCGGTGCACGACTGTCCACGGATGCAGCAGTGTTCGCGGTTGGTTGTGACGCGCTTGCTCAAATTGTTCAGACTCAGCGTCTGCTGCAGCCCGGTTTA GTAATCGCTTTTGCAGCTTGCTGGCAGTTA ACTCTCATAATTCTTGCTCTGATACCGTTAATGAGTGCTAATGCGTATGTTAGATGCAGTTTCATGAAAGGGTTGAGTGCTGATGCTAAATTAATGTACGAGGAAGCAAGCCAGGTGGCGAATGAA GCTGTCGGGAGTATAAGGACGGTAGCGTCTTTTTGCGCAGAAGAGAAAGTTATGAAACTTTATAGAAATAAATGCGAGGGCCCGAAACAGACCGGGATTAAACAGGGTTTAATAACCGGGATCGGGTTTGGGGTTTCGTTCCTTTTTCTTTTGTGTATGTAATGCAGCCAGTTTTTAACA GGGGCCCGGTTTATCGAATCCGGAATAACAAATTTTGAGGATGTT TTTAGAGTTTTCTTTGGTCTAATGATGGCGGCGTTAGCAGTGTCC CAATCGAGCTCGGTTGCACCCGATACAAACTAAAGCTAAAAGCTCGCGGTCTCGGTTTTTGCGATGCTTGACCGAGAGTCGGAAATTGACCCGAGTGATGAGTCGGGTTTGACTTTGGATACAGTCAGAGGGGAAATCGAGATCCGTAACGTTAGTTTTAAGTATCCTACCCGACCGATGTTGAGAATATTTCGTGAT TTATGCTTAACTATTCATAGTGGCAAG ACAGTGGCATTGGTTGGTGAGAGTGGAAGTGGCAAATCAACGGTTATCCAACTTTTACAAAGATTCTATAACCCGAATTCGGGTTGTATCACATTGGATGGAACTGAGTTACACAAATTTCAACTCAAGTGGCTAAGGTTACAGATGGTCTGGTTAGCCAAGAACCCGTTGTTGTTTAATGACACCATTCGAGCCAATATTGCTTATGGAAAGGACGGTGATGCAACCGAAGCTGAAATTTTGTTGCTTCCGAGGCTGGCAAATGCCCACAACTTCATTAGTGGTTTGTACGAG GGTTACAATACAATGGTAGGGGAAAGAGGCGTACAAATGTCGGGTGGCCAAAAAC AAATAGCAATTGCTAGAGCCATTGTAA GTCCCAAGATATTACTGTTAGATGAGGCCACAAGTGCACTAGACGCCGAGT GAAGAGTGGTTCAAGACGCGTTGGATGGTG TGGTTAACCGGACCACAGTAGTGGTGGCTCATCGGTTGTCTACAATTAAGGGCGCTGATGTAATCGCTGTTTTAAAAAATGGAGCAATCGTTGAGACGGGAAAGCATgatgaattaattaatattaaggATGGATTATATGCATCTTTAGTCGCACTTCATAAAGCTCTTCAAATTA ATTAT GAATTACCTAATGACTTTACATCAATGGTTTGGGGAGACACCCACCTTACAAAGATTCAGTTAAGATTCTTGATGGTGACAATATATGGTTTTGTAAGAGTAAAAAAAACAGATGTTGGCCCTGTTCTTGCTGATGGATTCACCAAACTG GTAATGGCAGATAAGTTTTGGAGAGATTTTTATGGAAAGATGTTCAAAGGTGGTCAATCAACTCTGTATTTAGGAGATACGTTTTGGAACGTTAACATGGACGGATTAATTGACAGGTGTGTTTTTACTCATGGATGTTCGGAGATGATAAATGAACTTGCCTTAGACAGGAGATCTACCTTTGTTTTCTCAATGCATGGAAATAAG AACAACAGGGTTGAGTTAGTAGTTTTGGACGACCCAATCTATGTTGACGATTTTGATGAATTTGCTATCGAG ACGGCATGTAAAGAGGAGTGTATTGATGCTGGAACTGTCATTGAAGAAGGTGTTGTTGTTGAAAGTAAAGATGTTAAAAGCTCAGTTTGGCAGGTTTTGAAGATATGTTCAAT GATCAAGACGATTTCCAAGTTTGATACCTTTTTCTCATCTCTACTTGAAATGGAAGACCTTAAGAAGAAG TTTCAAAGAGAATTGGGATCTCAAAAACTGAAGGCAAAGGCCAAACCAAGTGTTTGTTT GTTTAAAGGCAAGTCCAAAGTTTATGAAACTCAG ACAAAACGAAGTCTTCGGAGCAGAATTAAAAGAGTTGATGCAGGAGCAAGCACTTCCTCTCTGGTCTTGAAATCCACAGAAACG ACAAAAAGAAATCTTCGAAGCCGAATTAAAAAGGTTGATGAAGCGCCAATGACGGGTTCTCCAGTCTTGAAATCCACAAACCTG AAAAAGCGCAAGAAGACAATTCAAATACTTAACCCACAATCAACGTTTTGA